In one Lolium rigidum isolate FL_2022 chromosome 3, APGP_CSIRO_Lrig_0.1, whole genome shotgun sequence genomic region, the following are encoded:
- the LOC124699334 gene encoding succinate dehydrogenase assembly factor 2, mitochondrial-like, with protein sequence MAATLLRRALHLRRTLPSASSRALLPAAANRLLSTHQNNTAIPIDLSSDESRRRLVNSLMYRSKQRGFLELDLVLGTWVEQHIRSMDEPNIRSLLQVLDIENPDLWKWLTGQEKAPEAVNSNPVFVAIKSKVTDNLSKHSSPETRSAPGQPWVRGWDDKRGLAGPKYGNQ encoded by the exons ATGGCGGCCacgctcctccgccgggcgcttcACCTCCGCCGTACCCTCCCCTCCGCTTCCTCCCGCGCTCTACTCCCAGCCGCCGCCAACCGCCTCCTCTCCACCCACCAGAACAACACCGCCATCCCCATCGACCTCTCCTCCGAtgagagccgccgccgcctcgtcaaCAG TTTGATGTACAGGAGCAAGCAGAGAGGGTTTCTGGAGCTGGACCTGGTGCTCGGGACCTGGGTAGAGCAGCACATCCGCTCCATGGACGAGCCCAACATCCGATCCCTGCTCCAAGTCCTCGACATC GAGAACCCAGATTTGTGGAAATGGCTTACTGGCCAAGAGAAAGCACCAGAGGCTGTCAATTCTAATCCT GTATTTGTTGCTATTAAGTCGAAGGTCACGGATAACCTGAGCAAGCACTCTTCTCCAGAGACCCGATCAGCACCTGGTCAACCATGGGTGCGAGGGTGGGATGACAAGAGGGGCCTGGCTGGACCGAAGTATGGAAACCAGTGA